One genomic window of Pseudoxanthomonas sp. includes the following:
- a CDS encoding response regulator, with amino-acid sequence MTPRILLVEDDPTTAEFMRVALEALPATVQTARSQAEALGLAQTFDLCLVDANLPDGRGEDLLQRLRTRQPGLPALAHTADHSPALHATLCEAGFAAVVVKPVAAAALRQAALGVLESRAPRPTAAVQAGSDDLPVWDDASALAALGGNATHLQTLRDLFLQELDVQAAAIITALASGDWATAHQQLHRLRASTGFVGAARLQAAAQTLDAGLPDLSGEPAFQAAWQQTRA; translated from the coding sequence ATGACACCCCGCATCCTGCTGGTCGAGGACGACCCGACCACCGCCGAATTCATGCGCGTGGCGCTGGAAGCCCTGCCCGCCACGGTCCAGACCGCGCGCAGCCAGGCCGAAGCCCTGGGTTTGGCGCAGACCTTCGACCTGTGCCTGGTGGACGCCAACCTGCCCGACGGCCGCGGCGAAGACCTGCTGCAACGCCTGCGCACGCGCCAGCCTGGCCTGCCCGCGCTGGCCCACACCGCCGATCATTCGCCAGCCCTGCACGCCACGTTGTGTGAAGCAGGCTTCGCCGCGGTGGTGGTCAAACCGGTCGCCGCCGCCGCGCTGCGCCAGGCCGCGCTGGGCGTACTGGAATCCCGCGCACCGCGACCCACCGCCGCGGTGCAGGCAGGCAGCGATGACCTGCCGGTCTGGGACGACGCCAGCGCACTGGCCGCCCTGGGCGGCAACGCCACGCACCTGCAGACGCTGCGCGACCTGTTCCTGCAGGAGCTCGACGTGCAGGCTGCGGCCATCATCACGGCCCTGGCCAGCGGCGACTGGGCTACCGCACACCAGCAGCTGCATCGCTTGCGCGCGAGCACCGGTTTCGTCGGTGCCGCACGGCTGCAGGCCGCAGCCCAGACCCTGGACGCCGGCCTGCCCGATCTTTCTGGTGAACCCGCGTTCCAGGCCGCCTGGCAGCAGACCCGCGCGTAG
- the recO gene encoding DNA repair protein RecO, whose protein sequence is MQLDDVTAFVLHTRPWRETSLLVEVLTDQHGRVGLIARGVQGPKRHVLRAALQPLQHIRLSAQLRGELGRLVSAEALDAAPRLEGEAMLSAFYVNELMLRLVPRQDPQPDLFVAYAKVRARLAHGAALGWTLRRFERDLLDSLGFGVGLDIDGDGEPIDPAARYRLDPEHGARRLLSERAGERQSAPTGQALLALANDTLPEPSDLADLRRAMRQLLSHHLGPRGLKSWEMLAALPRAPRLPDPDAA, encoded by the coding sequence ATGCAACTCGATGACGTCACTGCCTTCGTCCTGCACACCCGCCCTTGGCGCGAGACCAGCCTGCTGGTGGAAGTGCTGACCGACCAGCATGGTCGGGTCGGGCTGATCGCGCGCGGCGTGCAGGGGCCGAAGCGGCATGTGCTGCGGGCCGCGCTGCAGCCGCTGCAGCACATCCGCCTGAGCGCGCAGCTGCGCGGCGAGCTGGGGCGGCTGGTGTCGGCCGAAGCGCTGGATGCGGCGCCGCGGCTGGAAGGCGAGGCGATGCTCTCGGCTTTCTACGTCAACGAGCTGATGCTGCGGCTGGTGCCGCGCCAGGACCCGCAGCCGGACCTGTTCGTGGCGTATGCGAAAGTGCGCGCGCGGCTGGCGCATGGCGCGGCGCTGGGCTGGACGTTGCGCCGGTTCGAACGCGACCTGCTGGATTCGCTGGGATTCGGCGTCGGCCTGGACATCGATGGCGATGGCGAGCCGATTGATCCAGCGGCGCGCTACCGGCTGGACCCCGAACACGGCGCGCGTCGCTTGCTCAGCGAGCGCGCTGGCGAGCGCCAGTCCGCACCGACCGGGCAGGCGTTGCTGGCACTGGCGAACGACACGCTGCCCGAGCCATCGGATCTTGCCGACCTGCGCCGCGCCATGCGCCAACTGCTCTCGCATCATCTCGGCCCGCGTGGACTGAAGTCCTGGGAAATGTTGGCTGCGCTGCCGCGCGCTCCACGCTTGCCGGACCCGGATGCTGCCTAG